TCTCTGACATCCCTCAGTGCAAGGCGCTAACCCGCCTTCCCTTTGTGCAAGCAGCAAAGCGATGTGGCCTTGTGGACTTGGAAACCCAGGTACTCTCTGAAACTCACCctggatataggattgcaaccaGTGTAAACCAGGACCTCCAATATCCACCCCATTAATTCGGCTCAGAAAGATGCCACGGTCAATGGAATTAAAAGCTGCTGAGATATGAAGGAACACCTTGATGGCCACCCCATTCCTTCCCCCGTCCTTCTTCCAAGAAGGCTGAACAGGTCCAGTTCAGCCCCATAACTAGGCCTGAACCCAGACAGAGATGAGCCAAGATGACCTGTTTCATCTAAGAGTACTTGCAATTCTTGCTCTGCCCGCAACTCTCTTGACCACTTTCCATAAAATTTGCAACCAGGTGATGGTTGTCACCAGCCAGTGGGTCTGATTCTTtccaatcagaatgaatgctcagtaaaccaGACCGTTGCATGACCTCCGTGGGAATTTTGTGCAGATAGATTATTCGCTTCTCCTGATTCATTCATTGCCAAATAATTCATTCATTACTGATTCATGCTGAGGCTGTTAATATTGTGCATATGGAAGCAAATGGGATGAATACAAGCAAACTCTTCTTGAAATAAAAAATActccagtccaaaaatatggttcaaaagcttTACTTCAGAACTTAACTCCAAAACAAACTTAGAACAATAAAGTTACACTCAGATAGATGCATGATATCTTATGCTGATCCCAACAGGTAAAATATCTTAGATTATGAATATCTCCCACCCAGAGCTGAAATCAAAGCTCTGCCTCTCTTGCAGACAACCTCCATCATTAGCCTGAGGCTGTTTTCCTAGAGTGAGAGAAGTTCTTTCTCTTCAGTGGCTTCAGAACAAAGAGTAGCACACCCAAAACTGAGACCTACAGATTAACATATGCATAGGCTGGCGATTGCATCATTTTCATGTGATTTACGTTAAATACCAGTCTCACTTAATCATTAGCCATTAGGCTCTCTACATAGCGTCAATGGAATTTTCCATGCCGTGCTACACAGTATACATACAGACACATTACAGAGTCACTTTCCATTTCAGTGTACAATTaagcaattatacttaacaatTCACCCATCCATCCGTTCCCGATCTGCAAACCAACCGTCCAACAGAGCTCGACATCTCACCTACCAACTTCCCCACAGACGTCCATGCAATCCTTCCTGGTGTAGAAGCGATTGGAGTTCCCTTTGCAGCCGCTGTACTTGAACCTCCTGCACCTCTTGGTGTGGGCGTGGTAGTAGAAATAGTCCAAGGACAAATTGCAGGAGCCAGGATCCCTGGGGAGGTTGCAGAGATCTGCCGGAAAACAGAAGGGTACGGAAGAGTAAGCAGGGCAAGTTGAAATAACGGGAGACAACCATCTTGACCTCAGAGAGGAATGAACCAagcataatcatcatcataataacaataatttattatttatacccctcccatatggctgggcttccccagccactctgggtggcttccaacaaaatattaaaataccataatacatcaaacattaatagcttccctaaacagggctgccttcagatgtcttctaaaagtctggtagttgttcttctcttagacatctggtgggagggcgttccacagggcgggggccaccaccgagaaggccctctgcctggttccctgtaacttggcttctcgcagtgagggaaccaccagaaggccctcagcgctggacctcagtgtccaggcagaacaatggagccCTGTGGCTTCATCAGAACTGGCAGGGATCCTAATTTGGTTCGTGAGGCTGTTCCCTTCCCCTAAGAAGCCAAGCCCACCTGCCCCACAGGTAGGTAATGCTAGGTGTAGGGCAGGTAAAGGTGCCTTAAAATGTGTTCTGAAACAGTCCTCAGAGGGGCTTGGATTGGGCcccttttattgatttacttattccttaaaatttatacactgcttgattgtaagaacaAACACACCTCAgcgtggtttacaaaaaaagagaaaacgaTATAACTATTGAAAAATCAACAACAACTACTTGAGACATTCAAAAAGTTGAAGGACAATAGGCTAACaacagattaaaacttgcacCAACCTTCTAAACATCTGGGCAGATTTGTCTAAGAAACATCTTTTGCAGGTGCCAGAAAAGGTACCGTGAGGGCACTTGCCTGAGaccaacaggcagggagttccaaatgtAGCTGCTGCCACGAGTTCTTGTAAATGCAGATCAGGGAGCAGCGCCAGTTCCACCGACTGAAGTGGTCAGGTGGGCATGTTTGGGGTAAGGCaatcttgtaggtaaactggtcccaagccctTAAATTAGGCATCAGATGCAATGTTCCCCACCAGGGCAGATTCTGCTTAGTAGCTTCCAATCAGAGCTCCCAAGCCGAGTCGATCCCAGACGAAAAGCAGGCTTGAAGTCAGTTCCCATCAGTGGATCAAGCTCTGCAAGGAATAGCTGCCCTCTGGCGCTTCCCACTGGGAACTGGGGAGTGTGGCCCATTCCGGCCAAAAGTGGGCCTTGAAGACAATGccaattattattgtattattgttgttgtgattaattaaatttgtatactgcctgatatctgcaggtctcagggtggttcataagGACCCAGTGGAAACTGCTATACTCCAGAGTATGGATCGCTTGGGATCCTGCTCTGCAGAGTAGCTGTGACTTGTGCTTTGGTGCAAAGGAAACATGGGGAATGTCTGGCAACTGCCAGGTAGGCAGATGGGTTTTAAGAGGCAAAGCCCAGAAAAGATCACCATCTCCAGCTCAAGAGCTCTGCTGGTCCATTTCCCGGTACCTTTCTCAAGGCCGACACACTCGCGGCCGCATCCTGTGAAGCAGCATTTCTGTTGGTGGTCACAATCCCGGTCGTCCTCGCATTTGTTAGGGCAAGAGGGAAACCGTCTCAGGGCATCTATCTTTGGGCACACCCCAGGATTTTCTGGGAAGAGAAGGGCTGGTCATTAAAATCACATCAAACCAAAACGCAcagtaaaataacaacaacaaaacaacaacaataataataatgggagtgCAGTTATCCAGAgtgtgggattgctatgaggaattatgaaatatggagcaagccattgtgtccgcgatgaaagcattgcgttgactgggtttgattcattgacaatagtttctgatcgaatcccacaagcctctgcatctctgccatttgctttctctacacCTGACAGGCACTTATAAGCATTCTAAAACCCAGGCCAGTTGCTTcatcaggcatcctgggtcataaaGATAGTAGGTAGCTTCTTTGATGTAGCTGTTGTTAGttttgttaatcttagggccaggaagtgagttcaggaagagagttcacaggAGAAGGTAAATACTGTTTACtgctgtttatgacctccgggttTCCCTAAAAGCATGCCCCTTCgcttcctcttttatttactctgaactacatacgcgggtggcgctgtgggttaaaccacagagcctaggacttgctgatcagaaggtcggcggttcgaatccccgcgacagggtgagctcccgttgctcagtccctgctcctgccaacctagcagttcgaaaacacgtcaaagtgaaagtagataaatggcaccgctctggcgggaaggtaaacggcgtttccgtgtgctgctctggttcgccagaagcggcttagtcatgctggccacgtgacccggaagctataagctggctccctcagccaataaagtgagatgagcgctgcaaccccagagtcgggcacgactggacctaatggtcaggggtccctttacctttacatatgcatggtcaagtaggaaatagtttctttgtagttaaaatAATTTATTCTGATCTGACTCTGTCCCACATGGggattttgaaatgctcagaggaaatctgattggttcttatgaacactgtgtaaaaagttcctTTGTGAATAAAACAACCTGGGCCAAGGGGTGGAGAGGAATTATTATATGCActcttcccagagtcttgctggtcaagccatgtgtgtattttattaatcagagtccaatccttccttgctttgggaacagtacaaataataataataataataataataataataataataataataataataataatgccccgcTCATCTGGGTGGGTTGCCCAAGCTGCTCTGTTTGATTAATGGGAAACACTTAAGCAGAATCTGAGCGGAAGAGCAACTCTCTTCCGTCCTGcaatttctagcaactggtattcagaaacattgctgtttTCAGCTGTGgtgggcagagcagagccatcctatctagcagccattgatagctctctcctccttcgtgaatctgcctaatccagttggtggccatccccacctgctgtggcagggagttccacagtttaactctgcactgcatgaagaaggacttttccCCTCTGTTCTGAAACTTCTGACGACGTCCCTCTTCCCTGGATGCCCACGGGTTTTAGTGCCATGAGAGATGGAGTGTGGAGGTAACGCTCTGCTTTGCGAAGGCAAACCTCGCACCAGACGTGCAACAGTATGTCAAGGAGTGTTGAGCCTgctttccctgaccttttgccttcCTGGCTAGAAACcagggttttccccctgaccTTTTGTCCTCTCACAATTTGTTTGCTAGACATACcacttggctggagcatgacgGGGGACGCAGACGTAATCAAGTATCGGGGGGAACATTTgagggaaacacctgctgacacgtgtatttgctaacgctggaaatgtgcttagatagaaataccgtattttttgctccataacactcactttttttctcctagaaagtaaggggaaatgtctgtgcgtgttatggaacgaatgcctacagatggcggggggatctgctgcagtcgtgagcagaggatccatggttccccttcctttcctcctccgtggctcgctttgaaacagcaaagcgggagaggagccacttacgcaggtgtaagcggctcctgtctggttggctcctttaaatcaaccgtgctctctgtccctctctcctcaccactcagctcgctaaatagcagcaaagcttttcagtgagctgagccagggaggagggagagaagcagaacctgcttgttttaaaggagcaaagcgggagaggagaggagcctttttcccttatacccctcttctgcattattagcagcatccttctccacacaccccacgcgtgttccttctccccttaaacccctctcctgcattattagcagcatccctgcatgaaccacaaaaaacatacatccactgttttgtttagaatattttttttcttgttttcctcctctaaaaaccatGCGCgttttatggtcaggtgcgtgttatagagcgaaaaatacggtacattaagttcagggtggtttcacgactgtttccaattgttgacttcggctaataaaaggagccttggcagagctagccggcagcttgcttggagcatgcttgccagcgtgcttctgcacagctcacctgcattcaaCCTCCTGTCGTCTCTGTTATTCCTACAatggaggaaaacttttctctatttaCTCACTCCATGCCATACTtaattaccgcatttttcgccctataggacgcaccggcccataggacgcacctagttttcagggggggaaatcaagtaaaaaaatatgattcccccccccccccccgcagctctgggagcagtggacaggctgcacgcagcctgtgcgctactccaagaccttctccctgcttttgtgggaggtggcggaattcccccacctcccacaaaagcccacaggagcccagCGTgactcctgtgggcttttcgaccaggagggagaagggactgaaacagccagtcagtcccttctccctcctcgaggaacagcccccaagagcggtgcgctctttaaagggtgcgcagctcctgcgggcttttctaggaggtgggggaattccccccctcatagaaaagccagcagaagccgcggagcccctttaaagagcgtgtggcttttgcctgcttttgcgggaggtgggggaattccctcatctcccgcaaaagcccacaggagggttggagagtagcggcaaAGCGtcgcgcgccttcctgctgccccccatcctctgggactggcgatgggggaagcgctgctttctccaccgccagcctcgaagccgggttggaggGTAGCGGCAAGGTGTTGCGCGCctccccgctgccccccatcctctggggctggcgatgggggaagcgctgctttccccaccgccagcctcaaagccggtttggagagtagcgggaaggcgttgcgtgccttcctgctgccccccatcctctggggcggGCGATGGGgggagcgctgctttccccaccgccagcctcaaagagcagactctcctggcttcagcagaagcAACGCAAAgtctccggagcgcaggcttcggaggcttcgcgttgctttcgctgaagccaaggagcctgcatttgccccataagacgcacacacatttccccttcatttttggaggggaaaaagtgcgtcttattgggtgaaaaatacggtatataaaactTCAGTTCTGTGCCACCTCTTACGTTTTCtcaaagctaaaggtaaaggtaaagggacccctgaccattaggtccagtcgtggctgactctggggctcatctcgctttactggccgagggagccggcatacagcttccaggtcatgtggccagcaggactaagccacttctggcgaaccagaacagtgcacggaaacgccgtttaccttgccacctatttatctacttgcactttgacgtgctttcgaactgctaggttggcaggagcagggaccgagcaacgggagctcaccccgtcacggggatttgaaccgccaaccttccgattagcaaatcctaggctctgtggtttaacccacagcgccacccccgtcccttTCTCCaagctaaaaagccccaaatgctgcaagcttTCTTCATCAGCGAGTCGATCGGCTCTGTCCCTATGATAATTGCAGTTAGCCATTTCTGAACTCTTCCCAACTCTATCCTTTTTCAGGTAAcgcgaccagaactgtacacactaTTCCAAATGCAGCCGCACCAAAGGTTTCTTTCGAGACGGTCATGCCATTCCTCCAGAGGACCCTTCCATCCCTTCTCCCACTTACCTGGCTCTGCATCAACGCAGCTGGATAAACAGCCCCAGCGGCAGCATTTCTTCCCCTTGCCACACCTTTTGTCGTTGACACACCTGATGGCGCACATTGTAGGGGGGAAGGGGTTGGAGCTGGGGCAGTAGCCGGGATTCACTGAGGGGCAAGGAGAGGGAGCAGATTAGGCAATGAAgaatacatccttccacaatggttaactgaggactgtttttaatttttcgtGGTTTTCACTGTATGGTTTTatattgctgtaaactgctttgatgtaTATTTTCATGACAAATAATAAAGCTAAGGCAAGGAGCCAAATACCTTCTCATTCAGCGGCCTTtagttctgtgaaccaccctgagacctctcggtatagggcagtatataaattctaattctaattccaacaataacaataacaataatagtctGTCCTCTTTCTGAAGAAATGCAGCACTCCCCATTTTTCTTCCCACCATCTGCTGCCGCCTACAGAGGACTATTTTCAAATGAGAAGTGGAAAAGAAGGAGCAAATAGCACAGTCACCATcataaatgtggccctccagacctctctatctggccctttggACCCTCTCCAGGAAACTCCCTTCCCTGCACCTGCTTCACATACATCATTTTGTGGCAGGACAGGCATCCGTCCTTGACCTCTGACAACGTCCCTGCAAGGGCCTGTAGAAAAGGGAACTGTGCAAGAGGTAAACATTGCCTACActgcccacctttgcctctggccccacccacccctggcatgtggcccctggaaggctgcccagaagggaatgcaccCTCCCCCCCATTCCTGGAATCTGGAGACAGAGAGAGCtgattgctctgtgctggatccaaagatgTGATGAAGGAAGACCTCCTGGAAGTGTGTTCATGCTGTGACTCCTCCACCCTCAGGTTGCATACCTGTGCAAATCATAGGTGCcgactccctggggccctgggtgcctgagcacccacacagTTCCCCATGAAGAggttgggcacccacaaattgttagaatattccgttccaccttgaaaggaacaggcatgattgttgtgtatcacatgtctgtttacactccagcacagcttgctgggaatttCCGTTTGTGTAGAGCTTTTGCTTATTCTGTCTTGCTTGGCCATgaaagggagaagacatgtttttcctttgtcctgatgtatgctgaataaactgcttgtaaatacgcTTTACATATGCCTCTATCTGCCCTTCCGTCGCGAAGGGTTtgttatctctgctggcttgcgtgctcagcttctgaaaggcTTCTGAAACTCTGAGTTGCAgtttgatgctgttccacggACCAGAGTTCGCCTGGCTGccagccggtgggctggagccagctgggggcctgccaattgcccccgtttccaTGGACACATCCCAACACAAATTTtgatgccagggccatgcacagtGCACggtacccagggccccagggcccCATGGTTGCGGGGCCAAGATGGCACTCCTGGTGCAAATTGAAGCATATATCCTCAAGGCACCACACTCTCCGCTGACCTTTGTTCCAAGGAAGCAGAACCTGTGTAAGTGCCTGGAGTCTAGGTGGGTTGCTCGTGACAATACAAGATGGTGGGAAGGCTCCCCCTGAATACTGGAATTCCCAAGGGCCACTTCCAGAAGGTGTCCAGGCACCACGCTATTAACGTGCACGGACAAAAACTCTGAAACATAGGGAAACTTTCCCCCTAATGAGTTCTCCGTAAATGTAAATACTGAAGCAATTTACAAGCTGAGAAGGGATAAGGGGAGAAGACTCACCGTTGACGGGCAACACGCACCTCCGCTGGCAGCCATACCTGCAACACATCTGCTCTCCTGGGCAGTTGCTGTGTGATGTGCACTGAGCGCCACACTCCAGCTCTTGCTCCTTCAAGTTGGTGGGGCATCTCATGGCTGGGAGAGAAAGGAACAGCGTCAGCGGAAAGACGGCTGGCGCTGCATGGGAGGCAGGGATGGGGGGAGGGCAACTGACCAGCAGCACAAGAGCCtaaccctctctctcctccttccaggcAGTTTGTGATTTAAAGCTGCATGTCTGAGcacccttttttcttttgctcagcAGCTTTCCCCTtgaaaacccactttttaaagctctgttttagcaaacagcaatctgcaggaaAATGATGTTTGTTCCCATTGAGCACTAAAGAACAGGTTTGGGGGCAGAAAGTtctagggtgttgttgttgttgtttagtcatttagtcgtgtctgcctctttgtgaccccctggaccagagcatgccaggcactcctgtcttccactgcctcccgcagtttggtcagacgcacgtttgtagcttcgagaacactatccaaccatctcatcctctgtcgtccccttctccttgcaccctccatctttcccaacatcagggtcttttccagggagtctcctcttctcctgaggtggccaaagtattggagggtcagcttcaggatctgtccttccagggagcactcagggctgatttccttcagaatggagaggtttgatcttcttgcagtccatgggactctcaagagtctactccagcaccataattcggctttaaaaaccccaaatgctcagacacagagctttaaaaagtAGACAGGTGTCtggaaagagtgggggggggaagtgtgcataagccctgagaggagatatgagagccaccttcaaatatatcgagtgctgtcacatggaaggtggagcaagcttgtttgttCCCAGTGGAGCAGACAGCCTTGGAAGGTAGTGGcctgtccttccttggagattttttaagcagaggttggatggccatctgccagggacaCAGGAttcctccaggtgtggtctggccaaggcagaatggaGGGTACTATGGCATCCCTTAATCTActgagacccctagatccttctcACGTGTACTACTGGCACACCAGGTGCCATCTTGTAAAGAGGCCCCAATTGTGGCACCCTTGGGAGTTTTAGTTTCCAATGCAAAAGCAGCACTAGAGGGAGGGGGAGCAGGGTCAGCGGAAAGACATCTGGCGCTGCATGGGAGTCAGGGATGGGGGGGAAGGACAACTGACCGGCAGCGAAGGAGCCTGCCCACAGACCCAATAGGGAAAGTGGCGGACATACCAGGGGGTCTTGGCAGAGGCACACGAGGAGGTGCTGGGTGTTCCTCAGATGACGATGACACTGAATCTGTGGAGAAAGGAGAGATTTCCAAGGATTTGACCTCAACACAGTTAAAGCAACAGCAGCCCATACCAAGTTCTTCAGGCAACAGTAGTAcctgtgaaaagaatctaggcgTCTTAGCGGAGAGACAAACTTAACAGGAGGGATTTCAGCTGGATTACGGGTGGCAGGGATGGTTAACGCCCCTTCCTACACTCCTGTTCATgatcagctccccacccccaccttcccaagaatagcagcagcagcagcagcagcagcaacaactgctatttgcattttggaAGCCTGTAGATTAAGCGCAAAGGTCCTTGCCAGGGCAATATCACACCTAGTTTTCAAGCACAGCTTCAGGGTTTTGCTCCATGTCCACTCACCTCCCTGAGCTGAGGCAGGTGACACCCTGGCCCAGAAGGCTAAGAGGCCCACGAGGAGGAAGGTGCActgggtcttcttcttcttcatcatctccaTGGCACTTTGGCCGGCTCCAGCGTCTGTTTATTTTATACCTCCCATCGGAAagatgggaggggaggaggaaagagaggcaCAGCAGCCGGAGCCAGCCCCACCCCTGCTGGAAGAAGGAGCAGGCTGTGTTGCTGCAGATTCACACACCTGTACACCTGAGCTGCTTCACCTGCCAAGAGAGCCATTGGACGTGCATGGTGCCACACTCCAGGAAGGTGAAGAAACAACACCAGAGTGCAAAGCCTCATAGAAAAAAATTCTTAGTAGCTCTATCCTTTTGCTTTTGAATAGATTTCTTgctctaaaaataaaatttaacagGTTATGATCTAGAAACGCGACCATACCGAGTGACCGTCTTGATATAAGTACTCTATGGCAACTATGTCAGATGTTTTAACCACCCCTGGTAAAATGCCGTTTAAAATGGTCAGCAGGTGCTTCATGCAATCCATCCCAGCACATCGGCCCAATGGCTTTGGATAATTGGCCAAAACAAGCTTTTGAGGAATGAGAACCAAGTTCCATCCTTTTTTTGGACACAAAGCTGTCCGATCCTGCGGCGAATTCCCGTCGATGTTTAGGGTCACCAACTCAAAacctcagagaattgtagagttggaaagagccCCAAGGGATATCTAGAAATCGCAGCTAAAAAATCCCTGGAGGATGACCTAACCTCTGCTGAAAATCTCCCAACCGCCTTCTGAGGTTGTCTGTCCCACCGTTGAATAgctcacaaagttcttcctggtgtttagttggaatccccCTTCTTCTCTGATATATTTTCTCACCGAACCCTTCCTGTTCATTGTCAAACTGGAGGTGACAGAAACCCTAGGTAGGTTCTCCGAAAGGATCTCTCTGTCCCTGTGATTACACCtgcaaaataatgttttaaaCGCCTCTATTTATATTGCGCTATGTAGGGCTGAGAGCTCCACCTTCCTCTGAAAGCTGGACTCCAAAAGTTCCTGAATGCTGAACCACAGAGGGAAGATTCCAGACTTCCAACCAGGCTCAGAGCTATGTAGAGACTAAAATTAAGAACAGTctgtctgagcatgtgcagagatcATTTCCCACTCACTATGGAGCAACCCTAGCTTGCTTCCACAGTCCTGGAACTAGCTTCCAGGCCAGATATGTAGCTGTCAGAGTTGGGAAATGCtctctgctttctttttatttttcttatcagTAAGGCAGctctagtgggacgcgggtggtgctgtgggttaaaccacagagcctaggacttgccgatcagaaggtcggcggttcaaatccccgcgacagggtgagctcctgttgctcagtccctgctcctgccaacctagcagttcgaaagcacgtcaaagtgcaagtagataaataggtaccgctccggcgggaaggtaaacggtgtttccatgcgctgctctggttctccagaagtggcttaatcctgctggccacatgacccggaagctgtacaccagctccctcggccaataaagcgagatgagcaccgcaaccccagagtcgtccgcgactggacctaatggtcaggggtccctttacctttaaggcagctCTACCAAGGAGTAATCTCAAAGATGTCATATCCTCTTCCAAACCCGGGGTCTTGCCCAGGAGGCTCTCAGCAACATGAACCCCATGGGGCTTGTTagaacataggaacataagaagaacatCTGCTGGATTCATGGGCAACCAGGTCCCTctgctgggaagcccacaagcaggattcaagcagaaGAGGAACTCTTCCAGTAGCTGGTTTTAAGAAGCACAGTCctcttggctagtagccatcaatagccctctcatCCTCCATCACTTTGTCCCagcctcttttaaagcaatctaGGTTGGTGGCATCTCTGCCTCCTGGGAGGGTGAGTTCCCTAGTTAACTACGCGCTGCATGAAAGAGTCCTTTCATTTCTCTGTCCTGGTCTACTCTGTCTGAACAATTGTCAAAGGTGATGGGAAGGCAGGGCTGGTCACCATCTTCCCATGAGATAAAAAGGGCAGGCCAGAAGGGTAGACCCGCCCTGTTTGGAGGATCCAGACCCCACAGAGAAGGCCAGGAGGACTCCACAATATGGTTTGGTGGCGGACA
The Podarcis raffonei isolate rPodRaf1 chromosome 6, rPodRaf1.pri, whole genome shotgun sequence DNA segment above includes these coding regions:
- the LOC128415493 gene encoding WAP four-disulfide core domain protein 3-like, with product MEMMKKKKTQCTFLLVGLLAFWARVSPASAQGDSVSSSSEEHPAPPRVPLPRPPAMRCPTNLKEQELECGAQCTSHSNCPGEQMCCRYGCQRRCVLPVNVNPGYCPSSNPFPPTMCAIRCVNDKRCGKGKKCCRWGCLSSCVDAEPENPGVCPKIDALRRFPSCPNKCEDDRDCDHQQKCCFTGCGRECVGLEKDLCNLPRDPGSCNLSLDYFYYHAHTKRCRRFKYSGCKGNSNRFYTRKDCMDVCGEVGR